ATTATGTACAATGTCCATGTCTCCTAGGTAGCTCAGCAGGGTTAGTTACTGCAAGGGTAGATGGGTCTAATGAAAATACAACTCAGCAGGGAGTAAGGAGGGACACAAGAAACAGAATAACTAACTTCAGGCTGGATGATTTTTATTGGTCTTCAAATTTACAGTTAGGTTTATTAACCCCATTTCTTCGCCCTCTCCTAACATCACTATGCACTTTATTAACTTCCTCCACCAAAGGCTGTATTATTTTCACATAAGCAACATATAAACATTTACCAAGAAAAATATTAGATAACCAGGCTCCTAAAGGTAAATACAAAAGGGATGGAGCATCAGTAGCAGCACGAATACtacaaaagttaaaacaaaagCAACAACAGTGAATACTCAAGAGATGTAGATACTTGCCTGACGTGCAGATGCTTGTGATATCCAAGAAGGTAGAAGACAAGGTGTGTTATTCAAAGCATCATACGTGGTCTCTTTTGCTTTTCCACAATCGACCACAAAAACTATGTCATTGATTGTTATACTTGCCTCAGCCATATTTGTAGCAAGTATTACTTTCCTTATATTTGGAGGTGGTTTCTCAAATATGAGTTTCTACAAAGAATACATAATGCaggattttaaataatttaactctAGACGTGACAGAATGAAATCAACAGGGAAAAAGGATACTCAATTATCAGTAAAATGCACTTACAAACAGAACATGAGATAAATATTCTATTATCATCATAAACCTCAGTACTATCTACCATCAATTAATTTATCATCAATTTGATTGATTCTATATTTATGTTAATGGTATAAAATAGAGTAACTGAATATTCCGTCATTATATTCTCTTCCCAATAAATTGAATGCTTCAGTTGTAATTTAAACACACAATTCATCATATAACTTCTCAGTTTCTCTCTTCCaacaataagaaaaaagtaCATGAAAACagataactttataaataagaGAGCAAGAAAAATGAATTGCAAATTAATGACAGGGTCTAAGAAGGCATTCCCAGAAACATACATTACAAGACTTGTTTTTGAACCCAGAAATTCTAATAATGTGATATGCCTATCATATAACAAGATACAAAATGATAAGTGGATCCCTATTCATTTATGTGTGCTGTTTTCTTCCTGTCCAGCCTCCTCCTAATCtactttctcttttttccttAATACAATTTATTATCTATCCAAAAACTGTTAGAATAATGAGAGCTGAATAAGGGCAGTTGACAGTCAATTAGTCCACTAGTGTTAGAATGGTTATAGAAAACGGGACACTAGATTAGAGTGGGTTTGATAGTTATGCATGAAGAGAGAAATCATTTCTGAAGGGCAAATGAGAAGTGCCTGGAGAAGAGATTAATATTGTTTGCTGTGTACATTTTTCGCTCAATCAATGATATCATTCTTCCCTTATCTCTATTTTCCTCTTTGGTTCCTAACAACATGGTAGTCAAAATCACAATCCAGAATGTAAGATCGTACGAGTCTATGATATTCTACTCCGTCTCCTATCTCGCTTCAGTTAAAACTCGAGATCTTCACAAATTGTAGTGGATTGCCGTTGTAAATCGCAACTTGTGTAGGACTGGCAATTCTCACAATGCACTCCCTCCCAGTGGCGAGGGAGAAGCCGACAGAGCTCACAGCAGTGCTTCTCTTGACAGCAGTGCTTCTATCGGCAACGCGCCTCTCTTGACAATAGCGCCTCTCTTGGCGGCACCTCTATCAACGGCGACTCGCAGCAGTGACTCTCATGGCATCAACTTGCCTGTCAATGGCAGCCTTGACACTGGCCTTGCTGTGAAACTCTTCATGAGGGATGGTGGGAAACAGCTCTAGGGTTTTTCTTAATGGGTTGAAATTGTTTTCTAACCTAAAAAGTGCCCATTTAAGCCCAATTACTTAAAACTGTTACTGCACCCAAAGAATAACACAAAAAAAGGTGCCTATCTAGAAACAGCCCTTGTTGCACtgggaaaaaaaattactctGTTAAAACTGGCTTGCactgataaaataaaagagtgaCTCCCTCCCTTTTATAACTGGGAAAAACTTCCTCAACGTGACTCCCTCTCTTCCCTCAAGTGAAACGCCTGCTCTCCCTTCACTAAAATGTGTTTAGACTACCGCTCTTCCATCTTCAAATTACacaaattttcacttttttttcagCTATTTAATGATGAtgtactattttattttctatattataaaattcagTTATAAATTGAGTGgcataaaatgattttttgtgTGAATATAAATCATGAGTAAATGGAGATGTAATAGCAAACCCAAAGGATCCAACAAAGGAAATAATCAACCTGTTCTGAAGTTGCCATTGAACCATGACATGTTAGAAGTAGAATCCTATTGGGATCTCCTAAAAGAGGATGTGCTTTAAGTTGATCTCTTAGAGAACTTATATCCTCCCATCCGGTCATAAACACTAAGACAGCACCTGGACGTTCCTTCCGACATATATGGCATAGAACAGCCTCAATGAGATTGAACCCTATGCAGTCAGGTGCCCAAGATGCCACTGACTCACGTGCCCTGGAGCTGTAGTTCTCAAAGTTTGATTTTGAAAGAGCATCCTGTTCAACAGTATGaaaatcaaaagttaattttttcaaCATAATTTAGTTTCAGTTTCTAAGACAAACAAAGAACGTCTTGCATAAAAGTCACCACTTACTGTTGGAAATAGGACAATCAATGTTTCTTATTTTCCTGGTAGTTAACCACGTTCAATGTATCTTATAAAGTTGTGATAATTTAATTGTTCTCTTGAAAATAGCTGAAGCTATTTATCACCTATGTAACCCTTTTGATTATAAATAGATCAATATACTGCGTGGAAAGTCAATCTCAGGCCAAAAAAAAAGAACATCTACATTATTTTGGGCAACACAGAAGTTGAACATAGATGcaattgaaaatataaacacTCTATGTCATCACTGTTGTGATAAAAAATATTGGTGGGAAGattgagaataaaattttgtttcggCACCAAAATAAGCAATAATTGGGAATCTTGTTAATAGGATATTAAGTGTACTACTAGAAAATGTAAGAAGTTGTTAGAAATTATTAGAAGGTTCAAGAGATCTCTTTGTAATTATTACTTTAGGGTTAGAATTGGCTAGGTATAGAGGCTAATgtactatttaaaataaaccaaCTGAATAAAAATCCTCTTTCTTTCAGATTAATCCTTTCAAGTGGGAGGATATACAATATCTTTCTATCTTCCTTAATCTTTATTTCGATTTTTCCATCTCCTTCCCAGCCGCCCAATGCAATGAAATATAGATGAGGAAACGAAACCAGAATGAAGAGAATGGTAACTTTGCTATCACATTAATAAGTTAAGAAGAGAATGGTGACTATTATATCACATCAATAAGTTAAATGTACAAGAGAATGAAAACATCCCAACCCAAACCACTCATTTGTTGTTGACCGACATGGTAATAGGATCTAATATCAATTGAATGTCTACTAAACATTTTCCAGTACATTTTCAGACTAAACATTTCTATCTTCCAAGATTGCACAAACGCACAGAAAAATCATGAAGAGAGTTTCTTAAGCATCAATTCAACTTATACATATTAAAGGCCAAATGTTTAAGGTTGCAGCACACCTCAACAAGAGAAGTGATCTGATTTTTCCTCTTCCGTGGTGCCAATTGCTTTTGTGTTTTCCACAGTTTCTCTTGACCATAATCATCAATTTGGTTGAAGGAAGTCAACTTGTATCCAGTCATTTCCAACACATCTTCTAAAAAGTGAGCTCTAACAGGATAGGTGAAACCCTGGgcaatgaaaacaaaacaattgaAACGACCTCGttctatgataaaatattacaaaaaacagaaaaaagaaaaacttacaaCAAAAGAGCATCATGTATCGCATGAAATGGTTGACTCATTGCAAGTATATCATTTAGTATCtaataaacttaacaaataCATTTTCAgcaatttgtttcttttttttccttttctttcatcaattaTCATCAGAGAAACTGGAGTCATAGAAGCtagaaaacattattaaaaggaaaaggaactaCAGAAACCTTACTGAATGCAACCTATTTGATTATTCTAGTGATTTACTTCATTCTTCTTAAACAGGTCTTCATATAAACACTCACTGTATACACCATATCTGGCAATTCTATTGCCCTATTTTCCTTCTTCTGGAACCAAGGCTCCAAACCCACTCACTTAAAATATATGGCATGATAGTAACTTACCGTTACTCTTGTCCTTCTGAGATATAGGTTTCATGTGGTCACTTTATGAGACCATTAAGGCTAAGAAGGGAAGAATGACATCACCAGATAACATTTTGTTATCCTTGGCAATTGGAAAGTCAAAATTAAGGTCCAATATTGGCATTCAGTACGATAGAGGAACCCAATGAATTAGGACTAATGAATTTTGGAAAATGTTGGCATGCTATCATTGGAGTTTATTTTTCCTTAGTCCTATGTGAAATTTAAGCAGAATTTGACATTTATGAGTATTATCTTGGTATAGTGTTGAACAGTGTATATATTTAAGCTTCTTATTGACGAATTTCTGAACCATATTATGTCTTACTATTCATTCACATTTCAGACATTGGTCAAACAATCCTAGATGTGATCACTATGAGTTTGACAACTATGTTAATAACTGTTTTGTAGCCATAGAAAGATAAGCTAACCACACTCTAAACCTTGCCTCAACAATGGAATATATAGCAGCTTAAAAAATGTCTTAAATGCATTAAAGATCAAGCACAAATTTGAACATACAAACTGCATGTACACACTCATCCACCCAATCACTACCATACCATGCCTAGCATACAACAATGTGAATGTCAACATTACTAAACATTTAATTGCCTATACACGAGCTTCTATCATTTGGAGTAATTGAAGTTCAACTGTCAACACAAATAAAAGCTCAACTACAAACTAGTGGATCATCTTACCGGAATTCGAAATGTAGGAGCACCTccaaaataatttgaaaacagCTCAGCATTCAAGGTGGCACTCATTAAAACCAACCTTAAATCCCTACGCCTTGGAAGCAGATCCTTTAGCACAATCAATAAGAAGTCTGAGACAAACACAAACCAACCACCAAAAGCATAAGTCTTCTTAAATACTTCTTTGGCATTATATCATTAACTGATATTAGATTGTCAGTCAGGAAACTACCTTCATTCATGCCTCTTTCATGAATTTCATCGACAAAAACATGGGTTATACCATTCAGATTACGATCACTCAGCAACCTTCTAAGTAATATACCACTGGTGCAAAATAGAAGATGGGTGTTTTTCCCTTTCATTCCTTCTAATCGAACTTTGAAGCCCACCTATCAAAAAACCTCTGTTGTGGTATAGCAGCAAGAACAAAGATATTCCCAATTTTAAAATCCCATTCAAAAGCAAAAAGAGTAGTTTATGAatcttatattttcttcatgAATAATAATATGTGCATCTAAGTTTTCTTTACAATTACATGTATCTGAGTTTTGGTTCATTTCCAGAAAAGCAGAGCTTACTGTTTCACCAAGAGGCTCTCCACGCTCGGCTGACACTCTCTCCGACACTGCCATGGCTGATATCCTTCGAGGCTGAGTGCAAATAATGTTACAAAATGCTCCACGGCCAGACTCTATCTGTGATTCTAATACATATTGAGGAATTTGAGTGGTTTTACCACAGCCAGTCTCTCCAGATATAACTATCACCTAGATTATTATTCATCAAATAAGGTATCAATTATGAATACGTAACCTCAACTGAATTCATACATTCAGTTCATTCATAGTTAAAACCATAGACAGTGATAACATGTTTGATCTGAAAATTACTAGATCGGATTGAATAAGGACAGGTTGAATTTCACTgagtaaaattcaataaaatggcATAATTATAAGGTTGTAGAGCTGTTAAAACCAACCTACTGCTCATCTCAAGCCTTCCCatcattttgaaaaattatattaagtgCATAGCATCTATTAAGTTTAAGTCAGATAAAAATACCAAACTAATCATTCAAGCAAAAGGACAAAGGAAAgattataaatcaatttaaaaaaatgttcgATAAAGGGCATGAAAAGaccaataaaacaaatttaaataccaaaaaagaaaaatgtgatCTAATTTTGATATGCCTTTCATTGCAAATTTTTCCACAGGGTGTAGTGCTGATTTCAAGGACCTATTAGTGTATTTTAAGTGTTGGTTCAGTCCAATTCAGCTTAAGTTTACCTACTTTTCAGCTGCAGGTAATGCCTGTATGGTAGACAAAGACCTATCTAGATTTTAGATCATTAAAATCTAACTAAAATACTAAGTGTCAAAGTCCAGTTTCAATCTTCAGTTCTtatctgtttattttttataatgatgtCCTAAAAACCTTGTGGGATTATGGATAGTCCATACAGTGTTTGGTTTTCAAAGTTCAGAGTACTAAAGATGTGCTGATAGCTAACCTGGCACATATATAATGAAACACAATTAGCAAGCATACCTGATTGTGTGCTATAGCTTGAAGTAAACCTTGCTTTTCCATAAATGATGGTAGAGACTTCCGGAACTCCAACATTTTCCTGCCTTCAGGTGATTCCTGTACTCAAAAAAGTacaatatatatagtttaaagCTAAAAGTAGGCAAATTATTTCAAGAACCTTCTGCttcattaaaaagaataaaaagaaaaaaccataagtaaaataaattgtagTTTTGAGAATCTCAATtcactaaaaaatatttgttggcTTAAAATATAGGGATAATGTAAGAAGCCCATTATGCAGACTAGATAAAACTTACAGAAACCACATGCCATACTCCTATACCAAGAGTCAGCATAGCTCTATGCAACACTACAAGCTTGTATCTTGACTCTGTGTGTGCAGCTATACACAACCATTTTAACTATCTGGCTCTAGAGTGCTTAATGGCATGAAAATATCTTATGTTCATAGAAGTAGGGcattttaaaaacaacaaaaatatgattatttgttTGTAAGATAGCTAAAGTAAAACTTGCGTATCAGCAACCAACTCCAAACTTCATTTGCAAGCTTTTATTACGAACATGCAAATATCTGATTGGTAAGCCTTCAGATAAATCATGAATATTCAAATTTGTATAGCAATTAATACTAAGTTCTTCCATTTGTCaacacacaagctcgcaagccAGGAAGACAGCAGCAATAGTATCATTTATGACCAAGTAACCAATTTTAGtatcagaaaaataaaaggaaagttGTTCCGTTTTTCCAATACAACAAAACAAAGGAAGACAAATAACTTGCTACAGAAAGGACTGTACAACAAAAAACATAACAGTGGTTGTTGGCCAAGCTAAAAAATTAGAACCTAGTCTCGTGGTACCATTTAATCTTCAGTGTGAGTAATTGTGTATAAGATATAATCTATGCAAGGACAAACACATATTTTCATTATAAGTTAGAAAAACCACACAAACAAACTAATAATTTCGGTATGAAATTAGagcagaaaagaaaattaacaaattacaaaaaaagtAAACCCAACAGACACAGACTCTTAATTTGTGACTAATTCATGCATGTGTGATACCAAACAAAATCTAACAGGAAAATTCAAGAAATCAAACAAAACCTGCCAAGCTCTTTGCATATTGCGCATCCTCAAACTCCTCTTTTGGAGAACCTTTTCCATGACAGATTCATCCACAAAAGAATCATCATTTTCGTCAATGTCTATTTCTTTAACTTGATTGGTGGAGTTCCCATCATCCAGGCTGCCAGTTGTCTTTGCAGAATTTAACTGAAGTCTATCAAGGTACTCCTGCAGCAAACCCTCAACCCTCCTTTGCAAGCTTAGTGGAATCACCACCTGTGACAACGGAATGTAGGAGATTATTTTTCTAGGATACAACCAATCCTAGTACAAATTGAAGTTTTCTACCCACCAGTTGTGGCAAAGTTATTACCTCTCTTTGTGGACGTTTGTCATCCAAATCTGGACGGTAGTTGGGAAGAGGCACCTTGCTTGCAACGACCACTTTTCCAAACAACTCACTGTGCATTATGATAACCAACACGAATAAATGATTGAAAACAGAAAGACGCAGATTCTTTAAAAAGTCTGAATATCTCTTAAAGTCAGtgagtctttattttttttctctcatttcaCAAAGCATGAATAAATGTGTATTATTTTACCTGTATAGCCCCATTCTTTTGGCAAGGTTAGCTATCTGTTCATAGTCCCTCCTATCTTTTTTATCTCTTGATACAATCTCCTGGTCCTTTTCGCTGCGTAACAGCATGCTGAGTTTCCATTTCCACTCGTCTACATTGGCCACCGTAGACGATACCTACAATAACCATTACATTTTCTCAGAAATAGTAGCCCTGTACCAAAGCAGACCATGATTTTCAGAACCTACTGAGTACAAAAAAGTAGATTCCATTTTGTCCAAATTGAACCTTAATCAAATTCCATCTTCGATTGAAAAGCCTCAGCATTTGTAACAAAAGTATTTGTTTTTACAGAACTGCAATTGTAGAAAACATATTCATAACCAGTTCATaggtattaaaatatatttaacttcaactgtattatttttcaatttaatcattGCAATCAAAACATACTAACATAACCAGACAAAGCGAACTTCAAATacctaaacaaaaataaaatcactttCACCAAAACGACACGTGAAACATCTAAGCATATGagataaacaataaaatttgaaagaaaaaacagagagagagagagagaagaagaagaagaagaacctgCTGGTTCTCAAAGTCACCGTCGTATTCATCATCGGAAAACTGTTCGAGGGAATAGTAGCTGGAGAAGAGGCGCGTGGTGGCGACGGCATTCGCATTTCGTATGGAAGAAGGGAAAAACCTGAAGAGTGGCGttgaagttggagaagaagaagcgACGCAGTGACACGTGAGGTGATGAAGTTGAAGGGACTTGGCACGTGCTATAAGCAGAGACACTGCAAACTTTGAACTGCGCATCGTTGCAGAGGCATTGCGGTGTTGCTTTGATAGTGTCGCAATGGAGTTTGAAATGCGAAGAGATTCGTCCGGTAGGTCTCTATCAACCCGACCCGTTTTAAGTTTTGGGTTGTTTTAGGGTTGGGTCGGCTACCCGAGCGTGAATATATAGAATGAAAAAGGGGTATGcataggttttttttttaataattttcgaGGTATAATTGTCTTAAATAAGTTTGGTATTATTTTTTGTCTCAATTAGGTCTATGTtgatgtaaaattgaatcaattggaATCTTGTTGTTAATTGGGGTAGATGAAGTTAAAATTTCTATCTTGTAACATGTTGTCTGTGTAAATGTTAAGCAAGTAGTAGAGAACGCTCGCATAACGTGGTTGTGTAATTTAGGAATGAAAAAGAATTGGGATTTCATAAAATCCCTAAAGTCGAAGATGAAAATCCTTAATTGAAAAGGGTGTGTGAGGTCATCGAGCTTGTTTTTGTACGACGCAGGAGGTGAACGTACTTGTTCTTCTTCAAAGAGGATGTCGAAAGATCATTCTTATTGTTCGTCGAAGGACCATTCTTATGTGTTTATGACTGAGTAATTGAATTCTGGTTATGGAATCAGAACACATTCTTAGGTTAATTTCGAGCATGAAGTTCTATTGTGATCCAATTCCTTAGAAAGGCCACATCTTTTAAGTAACACACCCTTCCTCATTCTTGTATCGTCCTTCATTAACTCTCATTGATCcaaccttcttttcttcattcgTCTCCCTGGTAATATTCTTTTTGGTGGAGGGAAGACATTAGCATATGTGGTAATCACCCACATGTTGTTACCATTTATTGGATACACAATTGATGAGTATATTTCTTCATATATTGACTTCCTAAACCAACAAGGTATGAAGTCCTATGCATCTAAATTGAGAATTTTCATAGCAGCCAAGGAATGGCAACATGGAATGCTAGTGATAGTCCATTTCCTGCATGTACACAAAAATTGGTCTATATTGACTACAAACTTGTCCCCAGCTTGGGACACATGACGAACTTCAAAGAGCTTGTTTGCTGACCAATTGTAAAGACAAAAGAccttataattaataatgaaaaacttGACATTTTAAcacaaatcataaataataataaattaaggtTACCTAGGAATCAATATTTAGTTAATTGGGACTCCTTATTAAGTCTAGTCTTGATTTTAGGACAAATGACCCCAAAAAATGATTGTATTTTTGTAATGTTTGTTGCCCATCTCTTCATCAGGTAAAGCCGGATCTCCTCTAACATGCTTATGATTAGCTTAGACCTTATATGCACCATTACACTGTTGAATGCCTCTGACATGTTCTTTACCAAAGTATCACATTGAGATGTGGTGGTAAACCTTGATCATGACCAATATCTACATTGGAATAGGTTAAGAAATATTAAGCAGGTACAAGTACAGGTTAATAAACATCCAAGTTTTCCACTCTTTAGCCAATTGAACTAAGCATGTACAACTAAATCATTATAGCATTAATCTTGGGAAACCATTAAACAATAAAACTAAATCATTACAGCAGACACAACATTTTGAAAAGGTATTAAAGAAAACCAAACCTAGGAGGAATTTTGATCAAGTATTTAAAAGCATCATCGTTGAGCTCTTTtatctttctcatttctatttcCCATGTTTGTGGGTGGATTGTTGTAGTTGCCCTCGACATCAAACGCTGTAGATGCTTTCCAAAGAACTTTTTTCTGAAATTTGCATAAGTGCCTAACATAGTATCGTTCATCAACTCTAGGAACCACTTCTTGTATAGCTTGAAGTAGTCcctgttattttaaattataatagtgTGGTTAGAGGTCTGATTTCGATATTAATGTAAATGAACATAATGGGGTGAAAGGTCATTGGAATTGCCTTTTGTTGGTCTAAGATGAATTTAAATGATGAACATACTCGTGCCCCACCGAGGTCTTCAACCAGAAGTTCCAAAATCCATCTCCATGTATCCTTGTTATCTACTTCCACCACGGCATATGCAACATGCATTTGGTCGTTCATGTCTCTACCAACAGAACTTAACAATTCACCACCATATTTTCCTTTCAAGAAAGCACCATCCAGCGTAATAATTGGCCTGCATGAGACAAAACTAACCTTGCATGCCTTGAGACATGCATAAAACCTCTTGAAAATTGGTCCACTATCACCTTGCTGTTGACATTCACCACCAACTATATCCACAGTCTGACCACTATCAAGCATCATAGCTTCAACTTCTACTTTCGGTGTATTATGAGGAACATATTCTAACAATTGTATCACCTCAAtttagtgacgttaaaagagcgtttgctgggaggcaacccagtgatttaaaaacttttattttttgtttggtgatgtaattatgaacttttggtattttttgttttggttataaacttgttacagggtttacatctactgatggatgctaggtggttaagtatctactgaaggatatcAGGTTtgtttacacctactgatgggtgttggtaagaaagatttgcacttactgaagggtgctggaggattttgggtcaggctcgtgacgttaaacaagagCTACCTAAgaggcaacctagttgattTACTTTATTTGTGTTTGATTCTACTTTAGATGCATGATAGGGATGGAATGTATGAGTGATGTGAAAACATAAATGCATGAGGTGAGTGAGAGGCATGAGTATAACACACCTAAGGCAAGCTAGGAAAAAAGAGAAGAGGTGCCgcaaatgccgctcagcggaaatttccgctgagcgccAACACTGCAGAGTTGGATGGATTGGTTTGGTTCAAATGGGCTCAGCGGGATTAGGCCCATttgggtattttaataccctaGGGCGCGGCtttgcttttattttcatatctctctcttcccacacactctcaagcactTTCCAAAGAGTTTTCCTCacttttcccttcttccccCTCTCACAAAatctctcttccactcactttttgcACCAAGTTttaattcaagtttggggtttggtgagagcattgttgttgggggcTGACTTCTTCACATTCATAGagcatttttcattcatttagcatctccacccaagtaagtacaagtatttttcattctaggtttttgaaagcatgaattggtatgaacatggttgtctaagcatgattcttgagggattatgatttttatgcatgattagatgaattaactactgtttggaccgattaaactGTTGAATTTGGGTCTGGAACAAGGAAGAACACATGTGGGTGGAGATTAAGAGCATTTAAATAAGATTTTGAAAAGTCTACAGAATCGCTGCTCAACAGAAATTTCCCCTGAGCGCGATTCTGACAGAATGGTTTTTCTTGCTTCTTTTGGCTGCTGGCTTGCTGTATAAGTTGTGCTGAGGGGTTTTGATTGCCTCAGCGGTGATAGGACTGATCTTAGGGTGTTATTTGTGGTTTTctaatgcttaacaatatgtcttgtgattttgtgaactgtgtttgatgtagggatagCCTCCTCATCAGGCaagagaatcaagactataagatcTAAGAGGAAGGACAAGGAGCAGAAACGATCCTATGCCAACAAGTTCCTATCCCGCAAGCATGAGCGCCACTTTCTAgttgtccaagataggaggctacTGATGGAAAGGAAGACTGGATTGATACCTGACTTTGCTCCACAATTTGGGGAGCAATTGAAGAACAGGAACTAGGGGAGGCTAGCCACTTACCCTGCACCAGCTAACATAacagtggtgaaagaattttacaccaacgcaagaaggttgggtgatcatcctgTTGAAGACTATctgagctatgttagaggacacGTCATTCGGTATGACCCTGATTCCATTAATAGATTCTTAAATACTGAATGGGCTGGTGAGTAGTGTCGGTTTGCTCTCAATATGGAAGAACGAGCAGACTTTGGTGATGTGGAAAATGTGCTATGTATGCCTGGT
The Vigna angularis cultivar LongXiaoDou No.4 chromosome 5, ASM1680809v1, whole genome shotgun sequence genome window above contains:
- the LOC108340342 gene encoding DExH-box ATP-dependent RNA helicase DExH3, with translation MRSSKFAVSLLIARAKSLQLHHLTCHCVASSSPTSTPLFRFFPSSIRNANAVATTRLFSSYYSLEQFSDDEYDGDFENQQVSSTVANVDEWKWKLSMLLRSEKDQEIVSRDKKDRRDYEQIANLAKRMGLYSELFGKVVVASKVPLPNYRPDLDDKRPQREVVIPLSLQRRVEGLLQEYLDRLQLNSAKTTGSLDDGNSTNQVKEIDIDENDDSFVDESVMEKVLQKRSLRMRNMQRAWQESPEGRKMLEFRKSLPSFMEKQGLLQAIAHNQVIVISGETGCGKTTQIPQYVLESQIESGRGAFCNIICTQPRRISAMAVSERVSAERGEPLGETVGFKVRLEGMKGKNTHLLFCTSGILLRRLLSDRNLNGITHVFVDEIHERGMNEDFLLIVLKDLLPRRRDLRLVLMSATLNAELFSNYFGGAPTFRIPGFTYPVRAHFLEDVLEMTGYKLTSFNQIDDYGQEKLWKTQKQLAPRKRKNQITSLVEDALSKSNFENYSSRARESVASWAPDCIGFNLIEAVLCHICRKERPGAVLVFMTGWEDISSLRDQLKAHPLLGDPNRILLLTCHGSMATSEQKLIFEKPPPNIRKVILATNMAEASITINDIVFVVDCGKAKETTYDALNNTPCLLPSWISQASARQRRGRAGRVQPGECYHLYPKCVYEAFSEYQLPELLRTPLNSLCLQIKSLQVESIGEFLSAALQAPEPRTVQNAIDFLKMIGALDEKENLTNLGSFLSILPVDPKLGKMLIMGAIFRCFDPVLTIVAGLSVRDPFLLPQDKRDLAGTAKSRFSAKDYSDHMALVRAYEGWKDAEREGSSYEYCWRNFLSAQTLQAIHSLRKQFSFILKDAGLVDADASMINKLSHNQSLVRAVICSGLFPGIASVVHRETSMSFKTMDDGQVLLYANSVNARYQTIPYPWLVFGEKVKVNAVFIRDSTAVSDSILILFGGVLSNGIQAGHLKMLDGYVDFFMDPNLADCYLKLKEELNKLIQKKLEDPSIDIHKEGKYLMLAVQELVSGDQCEGRFVFGRESRKPRASNDENKFTKDGTNPKSLLQTLLMRAGHSPPKYKTKHLKTNEFRALVEFKGMQFVGKPKRNKQLAERDAAIEALAWLTHTSDNNQPEDDNSPTDVTDNMLKLLGKRRKSKRRHD